A portion of the Burkholderia sp. GAS332 genome contains these proteins:
- a CDS encoding dihydroxyacid dehydratase yields the protein MRDCGAAKDIVEQTLTTRKKPEELRSHRWYGVNDLRSFGHRSRTAQMGYSREEYAGKPVIAILNTWSEINACHTHFKQRVEEVKRGIWQAGGFPVELPVQTLSEPFQKPTTMLYRNFLAMEAEETLRSYPADGVVLMGGCDKTTPALLMGAISMDLPAIFLPAGPMLRGNWNGVTLGSGSDVWKYWAELRAETITEADWQGIEGGIARSPGHCMTMGTASTMTSAAEALGFTLPGFASIPAADSRHAQMAAKTGMRIVEMVWEDLKPSDLITAGSIDNAVTTCLALSGSTNAIVHMIALARRAGIDLTLDRYDEISRRTPVLANVRPTGAYLMEDFFYAGGLPAMLAELGELIDRSQKTVNGRTLGENLEGATIFNDEVIRRRSAPLLRNNGLAVLRGNIAPDGAVIKPGAAEPHLLVHTGRAVVFKDYNDLAARIDDEALDIDENCVIVLQHAGPVGAPGMPEWGQLPIPRKLLQRGVRDMVRISDARMSGTSYGACVLHVAPESFIGGPFALVQSGDRIELDVPRRKLHLLVSDEELARRKAAWVKPEPRFTRGYGALHQVHVLQANKGCDFDFLQRGGAQADATGEPEIH from the coding sequence TTGCGGGATTGCGGGGCGGCGAAAGACATCGTGGAGCAGACATTGACGACGAGAAAGAAACCCGAAGAACTGCGCAGCCACCGCTGGTACGGCGTGAACGATCTGCGCTCGTTCGGCCATCGCTCGCGCACCGCGCAAATGGGCTATAGCCGCGAGGAATACGCAGGTAAGCCGGTGATCGCGATCCTCAACACGTGGAGCGAGATCAATGCTTGCCACACGCATTTCAAGCAGCGTGTCGAGGAAGTGAAACGCGGCATCTGGCAGGCGGGCGGCTTTCCGGTCGAACTGCCCGTGCAGACCCTTTCCGAGCCGTTCCAGAAGCCCACCACGATGCTCTATCGCAACTTCCTCGCGATGGAAGCCGAGGAGACGCTGCGCTCGTATCCGGCCGACGGCGTCGTGCTGATGGGCGGTTGCGACAAGACCACGCCCGCTTTGCTGATGGGCGCGATCTCGATGGATCTGCCAGCGATCTTCCTGCCGGCCGGTCCGATGCTGCGCGGCAACTGGAACGGCGTCACGCTCGGTTCCGGTTCGGACGTCTGGAAATACTGGGCCGAGTTGCGCGCGGAGACCATCACGGAAGCCGACTGGCAAGGCATTGAAGGCGGTATCGCGCGCTCGCCGGGACACTGCATGACCATGGGCACCGCATCGACCATGACGAGCGCTGCCGAAGCGCTCGGCTTTACGCTGCCCGGGTTTGCCTCCATTCCCGCAGCGGATTCGCGGCACGCGCAGATGGCGGCGAAAACCGGCATGCGCATCGTCGAGATGGTGTGGGAGGACCTGAAGCCATCCGACCTGATCACCGCCGGTTCGATCGACAACGCCGTGACCACCTGCCTCGCGCTGTCCGGTTCGACCAACGCGATCGTGCACATGATCGCGCTCGCGCGCCGCGCCGGCATCGACCTGACGCTCGATCGCTATGACGAGATCTCGCGCCGCACGCCGGTGCTGGCAAACGTTCGTCCGACCGGCGCGTATCTGATGGAGGACTTTTTCTACGCGGGCGGTTTGCCGGCCATGCTCGCCGAACTGGGTGAACTGATCGACCGCTCGCAGAAAACCGTGAACGGCCGCACGCTCGGCGAGAACCTCGAAGGTGCAACGATTTTCAACGACGAGGTGATCCGCCGCCGCAGCGCGCCGCTCCTGCGCAATAACGGCCTCGCGGTGCTCCGCGGCAATATCGCGCCCGACGGCGCCGTGATCAAACCCGGTGCCGCCGAGCCGCACTTGCTCGTGCACACCGGCCGCGCGGTGGTGTTCAAGGACTACAACGATCTGGCCGCGCGCATCGACGACGAAGCGCTCGACATCGACGAAAACTGCGTCATCGTGCTTCAGCATGCGGGGCCGGTGGGCGCCCCGGGTATGCCCGAGTGGGGGCAACTACCGATCCCGCGGAAGTTGCTGCAAAGGGGCGTGCGCGATATGGTGCGTATATCGGATGCACGGATGAGCGGGACGAGTTACGGTGCGTGCGTGTTGCACGTCGCGCCGGAGTCGTTTATCGGCGGGCCGTTTGCGCTGGTGCAAAGCGGCGATCGAATCGAGTTGGACGTGCCGCGGCGCAAGCTCCACCTGCTCGTATCCGACGAAGAACTGGCGCGCCGCAAGGCCGCCTGGGTCAAGCCCGAGCCACGTTTCACGCGCGGCTATGGCGCCTTGCATCAGGTGCATGTGCTGCAGGCGAATAAAGGCTGCGACTTCGATTTCCTGCAGCGCGGCGGCGCGCAAGCGGATGCGACCGGCGAGCCGGAGATTCACTGA
- a CDS encoding NAD(P)-dependent dehydrogenase, short-chain alcohol dehydrogenase family yields MKKIVVIGATGTVGQAVSAALKARHEVIEVGATRGQFRVDSTDPASIERLFGEIGKVDGVVTTTGKLHFGPLPEMSAEQFWVGLRDKLMGQINVVLGAQRYVNDGGSFTLTSGIVGDEPIREGANATTVNLALEGFVRGAAIELPRGIRINVVSPTVLTESLEAFGPYFRGFEPVSAERAAQAYLRSVEGAQTGRVYRVGY; encoded by the coding sequence ATGAAAAAGATCGTCGTGATAGGCGCAACCGGTACGGTCGGCCAGGCAGTGAGCGCAGCATTGAAAGCGCGCCATGAAGTCATCGAAGTGGGCGCGACGCGCGGCCAGTTTCGCGTCGACAGCACCGACCCGGCCAGCATCGAGCGGCTCTTTGGCGAAATCGGCAAGGTCGACGGCGTCGTCACCACCACCGGCAAGCTGCATTTCGGCCCGCTGCCGGAAATGAGCGCCGAGCAGTTCTGGGTCGGCCTGCGCGACAAGCTGATGGGTCAGATCAACGTCGTGCTGGGCGCCCAGCGGTACGTGAACGACGGCGGCTCGTTCACGCTGACGAGCGGCATTGTCGGCGACGAGCCGATTCGCGAAGGCGCGAATGCCACCACCGTCAATCTGGCCCTGGAAGGTTTCGTACGCGGCGCCGCGATCGAGTTGCCACGCGGTATTCGCATCAATGTGGTGAGCCCGACGGTACTGACCGAATCGCTCGAGGCTTTTGGGCCCTACTTCCGCGGCTTTGAGCCGGTGAGCGCCGAACGTGCTGCGCAGGCCTACCTGCGCAGCGTGGAAGGCGCGCAAACCGGCCGTGTGTATCGCGTGGGGTACTAA